A stretch of the Candidatus Jettenia sp. AMX2 genome encodes the following:
- a CDS encoding site-specific integrase has translation MLTGCRLSEGRALRCGDVNLKDSTIRISSTFSGNVFREKRKGRGAKSVTIPIHPELLSFLKERVESNLPHTFVFVSELGKHYSRSKLDRIWNIVKKKTNLPDNVRMYDATRHSFASQLVNQGVPLLSVSRLMGHFNTKITERYSHSDLERLKIDVSNLTLQDKIVRLEKGQKVENI, from the coding sequence ATGCTTACCGGATGCCGCTTAAGCGAAGGAAGGGCTTTACGCTGCGGAGATGTAAACCTTAAAGATAGCACGATAAGAATATCTTCCACCTTTTCAGGGAATGTATTCAGAGAAAAACGGAAAGGCAGGGGGGCAAAAAGCGTAACAATTCCTATCCACCCGGAATTGCTTAGTTTTTTAAAAGAAAGGGTTGAGAGCAATTTGCCCCATACCTTTGTTTTTGTTTCTGAGTTAGGCAAACACTATTCCAGGAGTAAACTTGATAGGATATGGAATATAGTAAAAAAGAAAACCAACCTGCCGGATAACGTCAGGATGTACGATGCCACAAGACATAGCTTTGCAAGTCAGCTTGTTAACCAGGGAGTACCTTTACTAAGCGTATCCCGTTTAATGGGGCATTTTAATACAAAAATAACTGAAAGATACAGCCATTCTGATTTGGAAAGGTTGAAAATTGACGTATCAAACTTAACGCTCCAGGATAAAATTGTCAGGTTAGAGAAGGGGCAAAAAGTTGAAAATATATAA
- a CDS encoding DUF6516 family protein, which yields MKGRLIQHIKVREDTGNIVEIRLWQVNPSHDKPHGYKYSLVYIVKGKRVIGYDNAEGKGDHRHYRDKEEVYTFKSVDKLIEDFYNDIRKVKIHEG from the coding sequence GTGAAGGGCAGGCTTATACAACATATCAAGGTCAGAGAGGATACTGGCAATATTGTCGAGATAAGGTTGTGGCAGGTAAATCCTTCTCATGACAAACCACATGGTTATAAGTATTCTCTTGTATATATTGTGAAGGGTAAGCGGGTTATTGGTTATGACAATGCAGAAGGCAAGGGGGACCACAGGCATTACAGAGACAAAGAGGAAGTATACACGTTTAAAAGTGTAGACAAGCTTATTGAAGATTTTTATAACGATATAAGAAAGGTAAAAATACATGAGGGTTAA